Proteins from a single region of Acanthochromis polyacanthus isolate Apoly-LR-REF ecotype Palm Island chromosome 11, KAUST_Apoly_ChrSc, whole genome shotgun sequence:
- the LOC110961359 gene encoding high choriolytic enzyme 2-like, giving the protein MTPSASLLLLLLLGLSWGFPVEEEGSPEEEEEEWEEEGEEEEDTVDMTTRILSTNNGSTENLVEGDLLIPTTRNAIRCQRCFWKKANGVVTIPYVVSRQFSSFEIRKITNAMNAFTRSTCIRFKQRAREYSYISIENQRGCFSALGMNGGKQVLSLNRQGCLYHGIIIHELIHALGFQHEQTRSDRDSYVRINWQNMNPQMGNNFQKQNTNNLNTPYDYSSIMHYGRTAFSINGRDTITPIPNANVQIGQRRGMSRWDVKRINLLYRC; this is encoded by the coding sequence ATGACTCCCTCTGccagcctgctgctgctgctgctgcttggccTCTCTTGGGGATTTCCtgtggaggaggaaggaagcccagaagaagaagaagaagaatgggaagaagaaggggaagaagaagaagacaccgTCGACATGACCACCAGGATTCTGAGCACCAACAACGGCTCCACTGAGAACCTGGTGGAAGGAGACTTGCTGATTCCCACAACCAGAAACGCCATAAGATGTCAGCGCTGCTTTTGGAAGAAAGCCAACGGTGTGGTGACGATCCCCTACGTCGTGAGCAGGCAATTCAGTTCGTTTGAGATTAGAAAGATCACAAACGCCATGAATGCGTTCACGAGATCGACCTGCATCCGCTTCAAGCAGCGTGCCAGAGAGTACAGCTACATCAGCATCGAGAACCAAAGGGGATGTTTCTCTGCTCTGGGCATGAATGGAGGCAAACAGGTGCTGTCCCTCAACAGACAGGGCTGCCTCTACCACGGCATCATCATTCACGAGCTCATCCACGCTCTGGGCTTCCAGCACGAGCAGACCAGGAGCGACCGCGACTCCTATGTCAGGATCAACTGGCAGAACATGAACCCACAGATGGGCAACAACTTCCAGAAACAGAACACCAACAACCTGAACACTCCCTACGACTACTCCTCCATCATGCACTATGGTAGAACAGCCTTCAGTATCAACGGGAGGGACACCATCACCCCCATCCCCAACGCCAACGTGCAGATCGGCCAGAGGCGGGGAATGTCCCGCTGGGACGTCAAGAGGATTAACCTGCTCTACAGATGTTAA
- the tpi1a gene encoding triosephosphate isomerase A, translating to MAQRRFFVGGNWKMNGTKESLGGIISTLNTASLHDQTEVVCGAPSIYLDFARSSLDPRIGVAAQNCYKVAKGAFTGEISPAMIKDCGVDWVILGHSERRHVFGESDELIGQKVAHALESDLGVIACIGEKLEEREAGTTEEVVYAQTQVIAENVKDWGKVVLAYEPVWAIGTGKTATPEQAQEVHEKLRAWIRANVSDDVADSVRIIYGGSVTGANCRELASQDDVDGFLVGGASLKPEFVDIINARE from the exons ATGGCGCAGCGGAGGTTCTTCGTGGGAGGAAACTGGAAGATGAACGGGACCAAGGAGAGCCTGGGAGGGATCATCAGCACCCTGAACACCGCCAGCCTGCACGACCAGACCG AGGTGGTGTGTGGAGCTCCGTCCATCTACCTGGACTTTGCTCGGTCCAGTTTGGATCCCAGGATCGGCGTCGCGGCCCAGAACTGCTACAAGGTGGCCAAAGGAGCGTTTACTGGAGAGATCAG tccgGCCATGATTAAGGACTGTGGGGTCGACTGGGTGATCCTCGGACACTCGGAGCGCCGTCATGTGTTCGGGGAAAGCGACGAGCTGATTGGACAGAAG GTGGCTCACGCTCTGGAGAGTGATCTGGGAGTGATCGCCTGCATCggggagaagctggaggagcGTGAAGCCGGCACCACCGAAGAAGTCGTGTACGCTCAGACGCAGGTCATCGCAG AGAACGTGAAGGACTGGGGGAAGGTGGTTCTGGCGTACGAACCTGTGTGGGCCATCGGCACAGGAAAGACAGCCACACCTGAGCAG gctCAGGAGGTCCATGAGAAGCTGAGGGCCTGGATCAGAGCAAACGTCTCGGACGATGTGGCTGATTCAGTGAGGATCATCTACGGAG GTTCGGTCACAGGAGCGAACTGCAGAGAGCTGGCGTCTCAGGACGACGTGGACGGCTTCCTGGTGGGCGGAGCCTCTCTGAAACCGGAGTTTGTCGACATCATCAACGCACGTGAATAA
- the gnb3b gene encoding guanine nucleotide-binding protein G(I)/G(S)/G(T) subunit beta-3b: MAAEKAEMDALKKECDGLRAQIEAARKAVNDNTMSGVAGGVAAVGRVQLKLRKTLKGHLAKIYAMHWSADSRQMVSASQDGKLLVWDCFTGNKLVAVPLKSAWVMSVAFAPSGNLVASGGLDNICTVYNIKAASPKTLRELDAHTGYLSCCRFLSDTEILTASGDTTCVLWDLETGKQKVVFTNHIGDCMSLGLSPDMNTFISGACDSLAKLWDIRDGACKQTFSGHTSDINAIAFFPSGNAIITGSDDCACKMYDLRADQEVLNYMDASLNAGVTSLALSSSGRLIFAGYDDFNCHIWDSLKGEKVGVLSGHDNRVSCTGVPADGMGVCTGSWDSFLKLWN; encoded by the exons GCGGCCCGTAAGGCTGTGAACGACAACACCATGTCAGGAGTAGCAGGAGGGGTCGCCGCTGTGGGCCGAGTGCAGCTGAAGCTCAGGAAGACGCTCAAGGGTCACCTGGCCAAAATCTACGCCATGCACTGGTCAGCTGACTCCag GCAAATGGTCAGTGCATCACAGGATGGCAAGCTGCTGGTGTGGGACTGCTTCACAGGGAACAAG TTGGTTGCCGTCCCTCTAAAGTCCGCCTGGGTGATGAGCGTCGCCTTCGCCCCCTCTGGAAACCTGGTGGCCAGCGGTGGTCTGGACAACATCTGCACAGTCTACAACATCAAGGCAGCCAGCCCCAAAACCCTCAGGGAGCTGGACGCACAcacag gCTACCTGTCCTGCTGCCGTTTCCTCAGCGACACCGAGATTCTGACAGCCTCCGGTGACACCACCTG CGTCCTGTGGGACCTGGAGACCGGCAAGCAGAAGGTGGTCTTCACCAACCACATTGGAGACTGCATGTCGCTGGGCCTGTCCCCCGACATGAACACCTTCATCTCCGGAGCCTGCGACTCTCTGGCCAAGCTGTGGGACATCAGGGATGGAGCCTGCAAGCAGACCTTCTCCGGACACACCAGCGACATCAACGCCATCGCT TTCTTCCCCAGTGGAAATGCCATCATCACAGGATCCGACGACTGCGCCTGCAAGATGTACGACCTGCGCGCCGACCAGGAGGTGCTCAACTACATGGACGCCAGCCTGAACGCCGGCGTCACGTCTCTGGCCCTGTCCAGCTCGGGACGTCTCATCTTTGCAGGATATGACGACTTCAACTGCCACATCTGGGACTCGCTGAAGGGAGAGAAAGTCG gtGTGCTGTCCGGTCATGACAACAGAGTGAGCTGTACCGGCGTCCCCGCTGACGGGATGGGCGTCTGCACGGGATCCTGGGACAGCTTCCTCAAACTGTGGAACTGA